One Oscillospiraceae bacterium genomic region harbors:
- a CDS encoding sporulation protein YqfD, with translation MKTRLHTADVLTFTLTGAEPQRALTLAALHDIRLFHIRALPSGVQAQIAGVDWPRLQALLGDDRWTVKLLRCRGPGGFLEQLALRPGLPLGAAWAFLVTLLLSRFVWTIDFEPLDADAQASLRQLLAGQDICEGTLLTKDALAQVQALALQQSDRFGWISLNFTGGRLFVESTEAEHQTIEAPPTQTALYAAAAGEVTAIEAESGFCAVTVGQQVQAGDLLVDVQRLDRKGNPVLQGASGRVLARVEKSYSAAQPYYPTQLTLTGRSAAAESWQLLGRELYRTEAPADYTGTTEIDYLPLHIGRVTLPGVIQRTNTWETAATPCHYSESTAQALALRACRAQLYREFPDAIIEAERRSIDPGEDAAACTVTYIFCANIAEKP, from the coding sequence ATGAAGACCCGCCTGCACACCGCCGATGTGCTGACCTTTACGCTGACCGGCGCGGAACCCCAGCGCGCCCTGACACTGGCGGCCCTGCATGACATTCGGCTGTTCCATATCCGTGCGTTGCCCAGCGGAGTTCAGGCGCAGATTGCCGGGGTCGATTGGCCGCGGCTGCAAGCGCTGCTGGGGGACGACCGCTGGACCGTAAAGCTGCTGCGGTGCCGCGGGCCGGGCGGATTTTTGGAGCAGCTGGCCTTACGTCCCGGCCTGCCACTGGGTGCAGCCTGGGCATTTTTGGTGACACTACTGCTCAGCCGTTTTGTCTGGACGATCGATTTTGAACCGCTGGATGCCGACGCACAAGCCAGCCTGCGCCAGCTTTTGGCAGGGCAGGACATCTGTGAGGGCACACTGCTGACCAAGGACGCCCTGGCTCAGGTCCAGGCCCTCGCCCTGCAGCAAAGCGACCGCTTTGGCTGGATCAGCCTAAATTTCACCGGTGGCCGCCTGTTTGTGGAAAGTACCGAGGCCGAGCACCAGACCATAGAAGCCCCGCCGACCCAGACCGCACTGTACGCGGCAGCGGCGGGGGAGGTCACCGCCATTGAAGCCGAAAGCGGTTTTTGTGCCGTGACCGTCGGCCAGCAGGTGCAGGCGGGGGACCTGCTCGTAGATGTGCAGCGATTGGACCGCAAGGGTAACCCGGTGCTGCAGGGGGCCTCCGGCCGGGTGTTGGCCCGGGTAGAGAAAAGCTACAGCGCCGCACAGCCCTACTATCCCACACAGCTCACGCTGACCGGGCGCAGTGCTGCCGCAGAAAGCTGGCAACTGCTGGGACGGGAGCTTTACCGGACAGAGGCGCCCGCCGACTACACCGGCACCACCGAGATCGACTACCTGCCGTTGCACATCGGCCGCGTCACGCTGCCGGGCGTTATCCAGCGCACAAACACCTGGGAAACTGCCGCCACGCCCTGCCACTACAGCGAGTCCACCGCCCAAGCACTGGCCCTGCGAGCCTGCCGGGCACAGCTGTACAGGGAGTTCCCGGACGCTATCATCGAAGCAGAACGCCGCAGTATCGACCCAGGAGAGGATGCCGCGGCCTGCACTGTGACCTACATTTTTTGCGCAAATATCGCCGAAAAGCCGTAA
- a CDS encoding PhoH family protein: protein MAERSIELDSIELAAAIFGNCDQNIHLLEKEFHVTAVCRGSVLRFTGAEADVDAAAHAVDGMVTLMENHTPLEEQTVRYCISLARGGEDKRLRELTDDFVAVTAKGRPIHPKTLGQKEYLAAIRSHAITFGVGPAGTGKTYLAVAMAVKAFKSKDVSRIILTRPAVEAGEKLGFLPGDLQNKVDPYLRPLYDGLFDLLGAETFQKLFEKQVIEVAPLAYMRGRTLDDAFIILDEAQNTTPEQMKMFLTRMGVGSKVVVTGDVTQVDLPDKVRSGLVDALQVLRDVDGIAQVRLTEKDVVRHRLVQQIVKAYEKAAAGTLR, encoded by the coding sequence TTGGCAGAGCGTTCTATTGAACTGGACAGCATCGAGCTGGCCGCCGCGATTTTTGGCAATTGCGATCAAAATATCCATCTTCTAGAGAAGGAGTTTCACGTAACCGCTGTGTGCCGTGGCTCTGTGCTGCGGTTCACCGGTGCCGAAGCGGACGTTGATGCCGCCGCTCACGCGGTGGACGGCATGGTTACCCTGATGGAAAATCACACCCCGCTGGAAGAACAGACCGTGCGCTACTGCATCAGCCTGGCCCGCGGGGGCGAGGATAAGCGCCTGCGGGAACTGACCGACGATTTCGTTGCTGTCACCGCCAAGGGCCGCCCCATCCACCCCAAGACCCTGGGGCAGAAGGAATACCTGGCCGCCATCCGCAGCCACGCCATTACCTTCGGCGTGGGGCCTGCGGGTACCGGCAAAACCTACTTGGCGGTCGCCATGGCGGTAAAGGCCTTTAAATCCAAGGATGTCAGCCGCATTATTCTGACCCGCCCTGCGGTAGAAGCAGGCGAAAAACTGGGCTTTCTGCCCGGCGACCTGCAAAACAAGGTCGACCCCTATCTGCGCCCGCTGTATGACGGTTTGTTTGACCTGCTGGGGGCGGAGACCTTCCAGAAATTGTTTGAAAAACAGGTCATTGAGGTAGCACCCCTGGCCTACATGCGCGGCCGCACGCTGGACGATGCCTTTATCATTTTGGACGAAGCGCAGAACACTACACCTGAGCAGATGAAGATGTTCCTGACACGTATGGGCGTGGGCAGCAAGGTGGTCGTGACCGGCGACGTGACCCAGGTCGACCTGCCGGATAAAGTGCGCAGCGGCCTGGTGGACGCCTTGCAGGTGCTGCGCGACGTGGACGGCATTGCTCAGGTGCGCCTGACCGAGAAAGACGTTGTGCGCCACCGCCTGGTGCAGCAGATCGTCAAAGCCTATGAAAAAGCCGCAGCCGGCACGCTGCGTTGA
- the ybeY gene encoding rRNA maturation RNase YbeY: MSNKVLITNDQNVVKIPSGLRILIRRSCNAVLDFEKFDGPAEISVTFVDNNRIHELNNEYRHKDSATDVLSFPLGENGEYDIDEDNGCKLLGDIVISMERAMEQAELYGHSLQREVAYLTVHSMLHLLGYDHEAGGLEAVRMREKEEAVLIQLGLPRTVSYTSDEI; encoded by the coding sequence ATGTCCAATAAGGTGTTGATCACGAACGATCAGAATGTTGTAAAGATCCCCTCAGGGCTGCGTATCCTCATCCGCCGCAGCTGCAATGCTGTGCTGGACTTTGAAAAGTTCGACGGTCCCGCGGAGATCAGCGTTACCTTTGTGGATAACAACCGCATCCACGAGCTGAACAATGAGTACCGCCACAAGGACTCTGCCACCGACGTGCTGAGCTTCCCCCTTGGTGAAAACGGCGAGTATGACATCGACGAGGACAACGGCTGCAAGCTGCTGGGCGACATCGTCATCTCGATGGAGCGCGCCATGGAGCAGGCTGAGCTGTACGGCCACAGCCTGCAGCGCGAGGTTGCATACCTGACTGTTCACTCGATGCTGCATCTGCTGGGCTACGACCACGAGGCCGGCGGGCTGGAGGCTGTGCGTATGCGCGAGAAAGAAGAAGCTGTGCTGATTCAGCTGGGCCTGCCGCGCACCGTTTCCTACACCAGCGATGAGATCTGA
- a CDS encoding diacylglycerol kinase, which yields MRSDLARFARGFVYAWNGIYAAIKEERNFRFHLCAALYAFVAAYWAGLSAVETALIALCVAAVMALELMNSAVERAVDKPDTTHWWTAGAAKDMAAGAVLVMAIGTIIVAACLFGPRLGVLWGVFTAHWTRPAWFFLTLILFYKFIFRSSNSTQKGEQPNGKTDS from the coding sequence ATGAGATCTGATTTAGCGCGCTTTGCGCGCGGCTTTGTCTACGCGTGGAACGGCATCTACGCCGCCATCAAAGAGGAACGGAACTTCCGTTTTCACCTCTGCGCTGCGCTGTATGCCTTTGTGGCCGCTTACTGGGCCGGGCTGAGCGCCGTGGAAACAGCGCTGATTGCATTGTGCGTGGCGGCTGTTATGGCGTTGGAACTGATGAACTCCGCCGTAGAGCGTGCCGTGGACAAGCCCGATACCACCCACTGGTGGACCGCCGGGGCCGCCAAGGATATGGCAGCCGGGGCTGTGCTGGTAATGGCCATCGGTACCATCATTGTGGCTGCCTGTCTGTTTGGGCCGCGGCTGGGGGTGCTTTGGGGTGTTTTTACCGCGCACTGGACCCGCCCGGCGTGGTTCTTCCTCACGCTGATTTTATTTTACAAATTCATTTTCCGTTCTTCCAATTCAACACAGAAAGGCGAACAACCGAATGGCAAAACCGATTCCTGA
- the era gene encoding GTPase Era, which yields MAKPIPEMPSSVFVALVGRPNVGKSSLTNYLVGEKVAIVTQKPQTTRSRITGVITKGPVQYVLMDTPGIHAARNKLDARMTQTAAASLKDVDVTMMLFEPAGELTDSELTMIKALQKGGPAVAVINKVDLLDNFAALEARKKQVEEFGCFDHIVTISAKDGTGCDDLFALLKPYGNEGPHYFDDDAFTDMPEKELVAELVREKALLFMREEIPHGIAVVVERFKERPDKDLIDIDVDIYCERKSHKGMIIGKGGQMLKKIASAARMDIEELLGVKVNLQCWVKVREDWRDNEQLLNSLGFAKP from the coding sequence ATGGCAAAACCGATTCCTGAAATGCCCAGCAGTGTCTTTGTAGCGCTGGTGGGTCGGCCGAACGTTGGCAAATCCAGCCTGACCAACTACCTTGTGGGCGAGAAGGTCGCTATTGTGACCCAGAAGCCGCAAACGACCCGCAGCCGCATCACCGGCGTTATCACCAAAGGCCCGGTGCAGTATGTGCTGATGGATACCCCTGGCATCCACGCCGCCCGCAACAAGCTGGACGCCCGTATGACCCAGACCGCCGCCGCCAGCCTGAAAGACGTAGACGTGACCATGATGCTGTTTGAGCCGGCCGGGGAGCTGACCGACTCGGAGCTGACGATGATCAAGGCGCTGCAAAAGGGCGGCCCAGCGGTTGCTGTCATCAATAAGGTGGACCTGCTGGACAACTTTGCCGCGCTGGAAGCCCGCAAAAAGCAGGTAGAAGAATTCGGCTGTTTTGACCACATCGTCACCATCTCTGCCAAGGACGGCACAGGCTGCGACGATCTGTTTGCCCTGCTGAAGCCCTATGGCAACGAGGGCCCGCACTATTTTGACGATGACGCCTTCACCGATATGCCGGAGAAAGAGCTGGTGGCTGAACTGGTGCGCGAAAAGGCGTTGCTGTTCATGCGGGAGGAGATTCCCCACGGCATTGCAGTGGTGGTCGAGCGCTTTAAAGAGCGCCCCGACAAGGATCTCATTGACATCGATGTGGACATCTACTGCGAGCGCAAGAGCCATAAGGGTATGATTATCGGCAAGGGCGGCCAAATGCTGAAAAAGATTGCCTCGGCAGCCCGCATGGATATTGAAGAACTGCTGGGTGTCAAGGTCAACCTGCAGTGCTGGGTCAAGGTGCGCGAGGATTGGCGCGATAACGAGCAGCTGCTCAATTCGTTGGGATTCGCCAAGCCCTGA
- the recO gene encoding DNA repair protein RecO has translation MPIATTGLILRQIKVGEADRILTILTPDLGVISASAKGSMRLKNKLFSATGLFCYSEFSLTSGRSHYFIDTAQIKNVFHGISATVEGMGLASYMAEIAAELSPAPPESETQLRLLLNCLYMLSEQKRPVRMLKVIYELRSMTLAGYMPDVLACSGCGKYDGGEFYLDPIAGNLLCAACADKARHLPNLDEGALYALRHICLAEDKKLFSFTLSDSSLKDLSRVSEQYVLAHLEHKMKSLDFLKTVLE, from the coding sequence ATGCCAATTGCAACAACGGGGCTGATCCTGCGCCAGATCAAGGTGGGGGAGGCGGACCGCATCCTGACGATCCTGACGCCTGATCTGGGCGTCATCTCCGCCTCTGCCAAAGGCAGCATGCGGCTAAAGAATAAGCTGTTCAGCGCCACAGGGCTGTTCTGTTACTCAGAGTTCAGCCTGACCAGCGGCCGCAGCCATTATTTCATCGATACCGCGCAGATCAAAAACGTGTTTCATGGAATTTCCGCCACGGTGGAAGGCATGGGGCTGGCCTCTTATATGGCCGAGATTGCAGCCGAGCTTTCGCCTGCGCCGCCGGAATCGGAAACACAGCTGCGGCTGCTGCTCAACTGCCTGTACATGCTCAGCGAGCAAAAGCGCCCGGTGCGGATGCTGAAAGTGATCTATGAGCTGCGCTCCATGACGCTGGCCGGGTACATGCCCGATGTGCTGGCCTGTTCCGGCTGCGGCAAATACGATGGGGGAGAGTTTTATTTGGATCCTATCGCTGGCAATTTGCTGTGTGCAGCGTGTGCTGACAAGGCGCGGCATCTGCCCAATCTGGACGAAGGCGCGTTGTATGCGCTGCGCCATATCTGTCTGGCCGAGGATAAAAAGCTGTTCTCGTTTACGCTTTCCGATAGCAGCTTAAAAGACCTGTCCCGCGTGAGCGAGCAGTATGTGCTGGCCCACCTAGAACACAAAATGAAAAGCCTTGATTTTTTGAAAACTGTACTCGAATAA
- a CDS encoding endonuclease MutS2 codes for MDTAYKKTLELDKVLARAVQLCACRETKEMMQDLQPCETPEDERYALEQTNAINSLLIKNGSPRFGSVSEVRRVVAHAQKGGILSMGELLEIAATLRNFAGLSQWYGLSEHDMMPTDDLFYSLAPQPVLERQISDSIISPEEMADTASTTLADLRRKIRQTEDSIRTKLDAIIKNSTTNKFLQDAVVSLRNGRYVVPVRAEYRGEVGGVIHDVSSSGATVFVEPTAVVEANARIMQLRAQEQEEITRILSAFSAQVGSLEPQFSYSYDAMLKIDLLLAKARLAIEQGAFMPAVSDTIHFKLNKARHPLIDKKKVVPVDIALGDEYDTLVITGPNTGGKTVSLKTAGLLNAMAQYGFLIPAHESSVVCSFREYLVDIGDEQSIEQSLSTFSGHMKRISGILELAGHGTLTLLDELGAGTDPAEGAALAVSILEQLRRQDSLLMATTHYAEMKVYALETPGVVNASCEFNVETLMPTYKLSVGVPGKSNAFLISSKLGIPQNIIDAARSHMSNDDKRLDSVLAQLDDLKLQLKVAQGDAEKARYEAEHALESAEKKRDELIKKGEQELEDARRRAHDLMQNVQNEAYALTDELRRIQKDEKTSAAQRAVRAREIARKDTETLLKKTDSKPKPAREFVPLKEVQIGQEVLIAELNQLATVTARPDRNGMVEVRAGIMKTKVPLSGLCAPDKMDKCPAREPRRSSTHVQLDKSRKASMEINLLGYTVDEALAEVDKFLDSGMLRGQQTLYIIHGNGTGALRTAIQKHLRTHKAVKSFRPGRYGEGENGVTVVELK; via the coding sequence ATGGATACCGCATATAAAAAAACACTGGAACTGGACAAGGTCCTGGCCCGTGCCGTGCAGCTTTGCGCCTGCCGGGAGACCAAGGAAATGATGCAGGATCTGCAGCCCTGTGAGACCCCTGAGGACGAACGATACGCTCTGGAGCAGACCAACGCCATCAACAGCCTGCTGATCAAAAACGGCAGCCCGCGCTTCGGATCTGTCTCTGAGGTGCGGCGCGTGGTCGCCCATGCCCAAAAGGGCGGCATCCTCTCGATGGGGGAATTGCTGGAAATTGCCGCCACGCTGCGCAATTTTGCAGGCCTGAGCCAGTGGTACGGTCTGAGTGAGCATGACATGATGCCCACCGATGACCTGTTCTATTCTCTGGCGCCGCAGCCGGTGCTGGAGCGCCAGATCTCCGACAGCATCATCTCGCCGGAAGAAATGGCCGACACCGCCAGCACCACGCTGGCCGACCTGCGCCGCAAGATCCGCCAGACCGAGGATTCCATCCGCACCAAACTGGATGCCATCATCAAAAACTCCACCACCAATAAATTTTTGCAGGACGCTGTGGTTTCGCTGCGTAACGGTCGTTATGTCGTGCCTGTACGTGCTGAGTATCGCGGCGAGGTCGGCGGCGTCATCCACGACGTTTCCTCCTCCGGCGCTACCGTCTTTGTAGAGCCTACCGCTGTGGTCGAGGCCAACGCCCGCATCATGCAGCTGCGTGCGCAAGAACAGGAGGAGATCACCCGCATCCTGTCCGCTTTCTCGGCGCAGGTGGGCTCGCTGGAGCCGCAGTTCAGCTACAGCTATGATGCCATGCTGAAGATCGATCTGCTGCTGGCCAAGGCCCGTCTGGCCATTGAGCAGGGGGCCTTCATGCCCGCTGTCAGCGATACCATCCACTTTAAGCTGAATAAGGCTCGCCACCCGCTCATCGACAAGAAAAAGGTCGTGCCGGTGGATATTGCCCTGGGCGACGAATACGACACGCTGGTCATCACCGGCCCCAACACCGGCGGCAAAACCGTCTCACTGAAAACGGCAGGTCTGCTCAACGCCATGGCGCAGTACGGCTTCCTGATTCCAGCACACGAGAGCAGCGTTGTCTGCAGCTTTAGGGAATACCTGGTAGACATCGGCGACGAGCAGAGCATCGAACAGAGCCTGTCCACCTTCTCCGGCCATATGAAGCGCATCAGCGGCATTTTGGAGCTGGCCGGGCACGGCACGCTGACCCTGCTGGATGAACTGGGGGCCGGTACTGACCCCGCCGAGGGCGCTGCGCTGGCTGTCAGTATCCTGGAGCAGCTGCGCCGCCAGGACAGCCTGCTGATGGCTACCACCCACTACGCCGAAATGAAAGTTTACGCGCTGGAAACGCCCGGTGTCGTCAACGCCAGCTGTGAATTCAACGTAGAAACGCTGATGCCTACGTATAAGCTGAGCGTCGGCGTGCCCGGTAAGTCCAACGCATTCCTTATCAGCTCCAAGCTGGGCATCCCGCAGAACATCATCGATGCGGCCCGCAGCCATATGTCCAACGATGATAAGCGCCTGGACAGCGTGCTGGCCCAGCTGGATGATTTAAAGCTGCAGTTGAAGGTTGCTCAGGGTGACGCCGAAAAGGCCCGCTATGAGGCTGAGCATGCCCTGGAAAGCGCCGAGAAGAAGCGTGACGAGCTGATCAAGAAGGGCGAGCAGGAGCTGGAAGACGCCCGCCGCCGCGCCCATGACCTGATGCAGAACGTCCAGAACGAGGCCTACGCCCTGACGGATGAGCTGCGCCGCATCCAGAAAGACGAAAAGACCAGCGCCGCCCAGCGTGCTGTCCGCGCCCGCGAGATTGCCCGAAAGGACACTGAAACACTGCTGAAAAAGACCGATTCCAAGCCTAAGCCCGCCCGTGAGTTCGTGCCCCTGAAAGAGGTGCAGATCGGGCAGGAAGTACTGATTGCCGAGCTGAACCAGCTGGCTACCGTTACCGCCCGGCCTGACCGCAACGGTATGGTAGAAGTACGTGCCGGCATCATGAAAACGAAGGTGCCTCTCTCCGGTCTGTGCGCCCCGGACAAAATGGACAAGTGCCCGGCCCGCGAGCCGCGCCGTTCCAGCACCCACGTGCAACTGGATAAATCCCGCAAGGCCAGCATGGAGATCAACCTGCTGGGCTACACTGTGGATGAAGCTTTAGCCGAGGTGGATAAGTTCCTGGACAGCGGCATGCTGCGCGGCCAGCAGACATTGTACATCATCCACGGCAACGGCACTGGTGCACTGCGCACTGCTATCCAAAAGCACCTGCGCACCCACAAGGCAGTCAAAAGTTTCCGCCCCGGCCGCTATGGCGAGGGTGAAAACGGCGTGACCGTGGTAGAATTGAAATAA
- a CDS encoding TetR/AcrR family transcriptional regulator codes for MPRSNQTKRLLAQSLMDLMTTTPLEKISVNDIVDHAGVGRNTFYYHFEDKYDLVNWYFQSGVTQFLVERSAYASWNALLEAVEDYLLENKVFYCNALAYTGQNSLQQYIFDYLSSIFMQRAKELRPGIGADENLLAGRFFAGALMGILQPWVLGGMKTNTTRPSQAVPLLSVDELEVILRGELGETHEPGKLPQ; via the coding sequence ATGCCGCGTTCAAATCAGACAAAGCGCCTGCTGGCCCAGAGCCTGATGGATTTGATGACGACCACCCCGCTGGAAAAGATCTCGGTCAACGATATTGTGGACCACGCCGGGGTCGGGCGCAATACCTTTTACTATCATTTTGAGGATAAGTACGATTTGGTGAACTGGTACTTCCAAAGCGGCGTGACCCAGTTTTTGGTGGAACGCTCGGCCTATGCCAGCTGGAATGCCCTGCTGGAAGCTGTGGAAGATTACCTGCTGGAAAATAAAGTGTTTTACTGCAACGCACTGGCCTATACCGGGCAGAACAGCTTGCAGCAGTACATATTTGATTACCTTTCCTCCATCTTTATGCAGCGCGCTAAAGAGCTGCGCCCCGGCATTGGTGCTGATGAAAACCTGTTGGCGGGCCGTTTTTTTGCCGGTGCCCTGATGGGCATTTTGCAGCCGTGGGTGCTGGGCGGCATGAAGACCAACACGACCCGTCCATCCCAGGCAGTGCCGCTGCTCTCTGTCGATGAGCTGGAGGTGATCCTGCGCGGTGAGTTGGGCGAAACGCATGAACCAGGCAAACTGCCCCAGTGA